Proteins from a single region of Pseudopedobacter saltans DSM 12145:
- a CDS encoding T9SS type B sorting domain-containing protein — MDINSTPKRFVTFFKKKALFLFILLSLFAQSSFSQQHNEYWTNNGRVLTDDYRINFKWNRLPDWGGSDNQSNMQIKLGLDGQDQVHIYNVTTTGSFFRSDSVFRAIGPNRNYSYWLKYVTEETDYVFTQELHWAEISASGTTPKLKAPKNVKITETPNISKGQVYPTITWEKQTAVPDAHIRYNVYRKKGNEAAVLLANLSAHVFSYTDDSLIESADYTYSVQTVLALDNTPVGWNSNPATDFDPAVVAGTFKFSNADITTTLDQNGRVRLSWNQVRGIAGLENLVLYRNGEELVQFSKNTTSYNDSDILPGMFYQYSIGYITDGLSGIDYENWRSKTFDGKSQANGKISGYVKGKTNAGVEGVVVTATTKSNVYNGKTTEPYTYSATTDASGYYEITKVFYGEGANYEMRPQMPGYNKPRFDPEKLSRSLSFDESNRQNVNFTDTASFAINGRVSFAAIKDSLDNDVFLPVQDAEVWLNGKNSAVKTDAKGLYSLSITNAGLYTVQIKYKDHPIYFSGTTDTVKSLYVNNLMSNVDFIDTKTDTLTIKVAASCDAPIGEYVTFLLKSENAGYVSANSSAKYAKKLHISSNDLESGSPKNPGQPTRGEVKVILPATSFEGQVLQISEKGGINSNKLEYFTKTYNIQKVSLAERLKEQKIDTTYSIKTIKADTTFKPDGSIYKIIPSRKDTTINVDTTYLVKKPLMDFIYHDKLKVLVNNNNPAFVDSVQFAPGNTYKYLLAQNDKHLIDVKIQETYTYDGITYSCTLDTGTVYIYDGISDLVDRKEYALDKISKNVRHTIKVGNPVLEAPYEKNIQIVGKVGSRQASAIINAVVEGERPRNATFVSRTPSIPFFVLHDPPGDRSYAKISKGTTFSKTGTTSFKFGGGAGAYSDIKAGVGSNIPFVGKTGGGVHIQAKMEAGRDNNEGLVTNTTFTFTEDFYTSGEPEFVGEDGDVFVGASMNMVYAMTDVLKYDASKKGMVRDTSVAMNLNDFGTVFVYTQHHIKNVLLPQLRTLYSISKTKYDEAYFKLKSNSSSIKPEEVDKLKRTYSEYEADITGWEKTLEENKKDKAQAGEINAGENLKGIVGNNISFSAGAIYENTLTTQKDTTDVTETQIYLNTEGNVGGFVNSGESNEKEIGALFSLRFNWDSSTETTNGNTQTTFYHLEDDDIGDFFSVDLKKNKKYGTPVFKTVSGSSSCPHEPGTQYRHLPNIAVSGANEQRNVPSDQPAKFEVLISNRSESDETVEYGIKLIPTSNLGGARVLVAGQDVTNGQANFVIPTGKSFKLPVEVYRGALYSTYEGLTLAMFSACDNSLEDVDDDNIAKPTVKLNAYFQNKCSEIDLFLPGNNWLVNQSNGNKLYVAFSKFDASEASPLTSVALQYRRINQDYENSLWQTAIDIPKSELKDKYYDYTFDVSTLPDSKYELRALAICEGVDVNYSPVYTGVIDRSAAIAFGLPTPLNGILTTSDVMSVTFNKDITNSANVVLKRKDNGQIIPATLVYNDKTIVIKTVPEAAIADYEMMELNATVKNLRDGSGNVLTDSVSWNFVVNMSPIYWSPANIDVNAIEGVQSSFRAKLVNKSALNQNFRIERFPSWLTPSIRNSRIVPLGEQNVDFLIDPNLNTGTYTDTVFTTCDGKRQLLYVTVNVLKTPPNWAVNPSKFRYNMSFVTQFSLDDTDVATSTDIRDIMGVFAGDECRGLANIEYDYASKKYVAYVTAYANKLSNESLSVRFWDTYPGIEYQSKERINFVSNGIVGNGNNPYILHPEGVFQTIPLKAGWNWVSLNVENADMRVSKVFSKLKPTSGDIVKTLSAKKPYAQYNAKTGWTGPLDSLNIYQSYMVYSAKADTIRVLGQLASQRVDVELKDGWNWLGYPMAVNMELNNYLKNYSFSDGATVSSQEEFAQYNAASQRWSGSLKYLRPGKGYKYFVEGDHYAIPVVTYQPDLSPNILADIPPVKTGIQKVIAFDNAMDVNDVNSGNQVNLDIARFENNMSLTAKINLNGLDITEPGRFEIFAYVDGELVNYVDTLVNGLSFVSINSNVEGEDKPVVIKIYDRITGRTYTAKSDLPATPQPAPQQRMMLRTMLRSTAPVDEPITTQRADEVLGTPEHPVSFKVMGDADIEVYNSISRNLINIGDTLKYTLKFKNLGPDVAVNSVLVDTLSSGLEFVSATNGLTYDAATNTLKATKLQLGVDEIAEYKVVLKALTVGNKFFGRGAVSSNNDVDDSNNSFIRHTVSVADRRADVYVETQINRNKLYKGEDLIYTIKIKNNGPDVAKNVTLVDAIPNEFEYVTALNGTVNFTKAGQIVNLSQAQIPSGGEAVYSLLLKAVDFGNVNLGLGHVAASNDNNIDFDNNSMNKQQVEILDNRVDLVISSEVSKPRLNIGDLMKYTIVIKNVEQDFAMNYNLVDTLSTAFEFVSATGGITYNASNRTLTADKAKVNGEEVIRYEITLKAVAVGNQKIGAGLVTVLNDINLDNNKVNVIPVIVEDRRANVWVNTLISKTKLNKSEELVYTINVSNNGPDIAYNFKLQDILPAGFEFVSSTGGLAYDAATRKVSASKLQMKSGEEISYTATLKALTNGTFLLGNGNIAADNDNDIDFDNNTISQIAVVVGENNVDFAVTKALSRNRLNIGDQLTYTLRVKNNGPDFGINYNLTDTISFAFDIVSLSDGLSFDINKRTLTASKIQVAAGEELHYQVVLKANAVGVQTLGKGLVTVFNDTDLSNNKIQHTNVNVVDRRANVWVSNQVSTNQLNKSEELTYTLLISNSGPDVANNFKLQESIPAGLEFVRATGGIKYNATNNTITASKLQIKSGEEVEYTVVLKAIVAGTIKLGNGAIAADNDNDVDFDNNSISPISVNVIDNNVDFAVSSKVNRQRLNIGDELVYAVSVKNNSADFGINYKLVETLNKAFEFVSVTGDAVYDAIKHTVSATQTRVEAGTNLEYQILLRAKTVGTQLLGNGLVSVNNDINLANNTFAPIAVEVVDKRADVTVTNVISRSQLAKGEELTYTIKVRNNGVDLAKNVMLKDILPSGLEVISVAGDASFNAATRMLSASRSTLLAGQEAIYAITLRANGVGVFQLGNGAVNADNDNDVDFDNNTIPALNVNVIDNSVDLVVSSQVDKASLNIGEVFNYSIKVKNNGPNNAINTALADQLPVSFDFVSSSNNITYDRETRTLKATQANINANEEVVYTIKLKANTYGVLMLGNGAATTLNESNESDNKVGLVSVEVVDPRATEAKILIPTLFTPNGDGINDMFEILGLNEYYVSNSLTIFNKSYNVVYKKDNYQNDWTGDRLPMGSYGYILKTVDKTGKERVFKGTVTIIYQ; from the coding sequence ATGGATATAAACTCTACTCCAAAGAGATTTGTTACTTTTTTTAAGAAGAAGGCGCTTTTTTTGTTTATTCTGTTAAGTCTTTTTGCCCAATCATCGTTTTCTCAACAACACAATGAATATTGGACAAATAACGGACGTGTGTTAACGGACGATTATAGGATTAATTTCAAGTGGAATAGACTACCAGATTGGGGAGGATCGGACAACCAAAGTAATATGCAAATTAAATTAGGACTGGATGGCCAAGATCAAGTACATATCTATAACGTAACTACTACAGGGTCTTTTTTTCGTTCTGATTCTGTGTTTCGAGCCATAGGTCCTAATCGTAATTATAGTTATTGGTTAAAATACGTTACTGAAGAAACTGATTATGTATTTACTCAGGAATTACATTGGGCGGAGATATCAGCATCAGGTACAACACCAAAGCTTAAAGCTCCTAAAAATGTTAAAATAACAGAGACTCCAAATATTTCGAAAGGGCAGGTTTATCCAACAATAACCTGGGAAAAGCAAACAGCTGTTCCAGATGCGCACATCAGATATAATGTTTATAGGAAAAAAGGAAATGAAGCTGCAGTGTTATTGGCTAATCTTTCTGCACATGTATTTAGTTATACAGATGATTCTTTAATAGAATCTGCAGATTATACCTATTCGGTACAAACTGTTTTGGCTCTGGATAATACACCTGTTGGATGGAACAGTAATCCTGCTACTGATTTCGATCCTGCGGTAGTCGCCGGGACTTTTAAATTCTCTAACGCAGATATTACTACAACACTAGATCAAAATGGAAGAGTAAGATTAAGCTGGAATCAGGTAAGAGGAATTGCGGGTTTAGAAAATTTAGTATTATATAGAAATGGAGAAGAATTAGTTCAATTTTCAAAAAACACTACCTCTTATAACGATTCTGATATATTACCGGGGATGTTTTATCAATATTCTATCGGGTATATTACCGATGGGCTTTCCGGAATTGATTATGAAAATTGGAGATCTAAAACTTTCGATGGTAAATCTCAGGCCAATGGGAAAATTAGTGGATATGTTAAGGGTAAAACCAATGCCGGGGTAGAGGGTGTTGTTGTTACAGCAACAACAAAATCAAACGTTTATAACGGTAAGACTACCGAACCTTATACCTACAGCGCAACAACAGATGCTTCTGGGTATTACGAGATCACTAAAGTTTTTTATGGGGAAGGGGCCAATTATGAAATGAGACCTCAAATGCCAGGTTATAATAAACCTAGGTTTGACCCGGAAAAGCTGTCCAGAAGTTTGTCATTTGATGAGTCGAACCGGCAAAATGTAAACTTTACAGATACAGCTTCTTTCGCTATTAACGGCAGGGTAAGTTTTGCAGCTATCAAAGATTCTCTGGATAATGATGTTTTTCTGCCAGTGCAAGATGCCGAAGTTTGGTTAAACGGAAAGAATTCGGCCGTTAAGACAGACGCAAAAGGACTTTATAGTTTGTCTATTACCAATGCTGGTTTGTATACCGTTCAAATAAAATATAAAGATCATCCTATATATTTTAGTGGTACAACTGATACAGTAAAGTCGTTGTATGTTAATAATTTGATGTCTAACGTCGATTTTATTGATACAAAAACAGATACTTTAACTATAAAAGTTGCGGCAAGTTGCGATGCTCCAATTGGAGAATATGTGACATTCTTGTTGAAATCAGAAAATGCTGGCTATGTATCGGCAAATTCTTCTGCAAAATATGCGAAAAAATTGCATATCAGCTCCAATGATTTAGAAAGCGGAAGCCCTAAAAATCCTGGTCAGCCGACGAGAGGAGAGGTAAAGGTTATTTTACCAGCTACTTCTTTCGAAGGTCAGGTTCTTCAAATTTCCGAAAAAGGAGGTATCAACTCTAATAAACTAGAGTATTTTACCAAAACTTACAATATACAAAAGGTTAGTTTGGCAGAACGCTTGAAGGAACAGAAGATAGACACGACCTACAGTATAAAGACTATTAAGGCCGATACTACCTTTAAGCCAGATGGTAGTATATATAAAATTATACCTTCAAGAAAGGATACTACAATCAATGTAGATACAACATATCTTGTTAAAAAGCCTTTAATGGATTTTATTTATCATGACAAACTCAAAGTTCTGGTAAATAATAACAATCCTGCTTTTGTAGATTCTGTTCAATTTGCACCTGGTAATACCTATAAGTATTTATTAGCTCAAAATGACAAACACCTTATAGATGTTAAAATTCAAGAGACTTATACTTATGATGGTATAACTTATAGTTGTACTTTGGATACAGGAACTGTATATATATATGATGGTATTTCGGATCTCGTGGATAGAAAGGAATATGCTTTAGATAAGATAAGCAAAAATGTGAGGCATACGATCAAGGTAGGTAATCCAGTTTTAGAAGCTCCTTATGAAAAAAATATACAGATTGTCGGAAAGGTAGGAAGTAGGCAGGCGAGTGCTATTATCAATGCAGTAGTAGAAGGTGAAAGGCCTCGTAACGCAACATTTGTTAGTAGAACACCTAGCATTCCATTTTTTGTGTTACATGATCCTCCCGGAGACAGATCATACGCTAAAATAAGTAAAGGAACTACATTTTCTAAAACAGGTACCACTTCGTTCAAATTTGGAGGAGGGGCCGGAGCTTATTCAGATATCAAAGCTGGGGTAGGTTCAAATATTCCTTTTGTTGGTAAAACAGGAGGAGGTGTCCATATACAAGCAAAAATGGAAGCTGGCAGAGATAATAATGAGGGCCTTGTAACGAACACCACATTTACCTTTACTGAAGATTTTTATACATCAGGCGAACCAGAATTTGTAGGTGAAGACGGAGATGTTTTTGTAGGAGCATCTATGAACATGGTTTATGCCATGACCGATGTGTTGAAATACGATGCTTCCAAGAAGGGAATGGTTAGAGATACGTCAGTTGCCATGAATTTGAATGACTTTGGGACTGTTTTCGTTTATACTCAACATCACATAAAGAACGTCTTGTTACCTCAATTAAGAACATTGTATTCTATATCAAAGACTAAGTATGACGAAGCGTACTTTAAGCTGAAAAGCAATAGCTCATCTATTAAACCAGAAGAGGTTGATAAGTTGAAGAGAACATATTCTGAATACGAGGCAGATATTACAGGCTGGGAGAAAACTTTAGAAGAAAATAAAAAGGATAAAGCGCAAGCAGGAGAAATAAATGCAGGTGAGAACCTTAAGGGAATTGTTGGGAACAATATTTCATTTAGTGCGGGCGCAATTTATGAGAATACCTTAACAACACAAAAAGATACTACGGACGTTACCGAAACACAAATTTATTTAAACACCGAAGGTAATGTAGGTGGTTTTGTGAATAGTGGCGAATCAAACGAAAAGGAAATTGGAGCTTTATTCTCGCTGAGATTCAATTGGGATTCAAGTACCGAAACTACCAACGGTAATACACAAACTACTTTCTATCATTTAGAGGATGATGATATTGGCGATTTCTTTTCGGTAGACTTAAAGAAAAATAAAAAATATGGTACTCCTGTTTTTAAAACAGTATCAGGTTCATCCAGTTGTCCACATGAGCCTGGAACTCAATATCGCCATCTGCCAAATATCGCGGTAAGCGGAGCGAACGAACAACGTAATGTTCCTTCGGATCAACCAGCAAAATTTGAGGTTTTAATCTCAAATAGAAGCGAGAGCGATGAGACCGTAGAGTACGGTATTAAGTTAATACCAACTAGCAATTTAGGAGGAGCGAGAGTATTAGTAGCGGGTCAAGATGTGACGAATGGTCAGGCTAACTTTGTAATACCAACCGGTAAGAGTTTCAAATTACCAGTAGAGGTTTATAGAGGAGCATTATATAGTACCTATGAGGGCTTAACTTTAGCAATGTTCTCTGCATGTGATAACTCATTGGAGGATGTTGATGATGATAATATAGCAAAACCAACCGTTAAACTGAATGCCTATTTCCAAAATAAGTGTAGTGAAATAGATTTGTTCTTACCAGGTAATAACTGGTTGGTGAATCAATCTAATGGTAATAAGCTGTATGTAGCGTTTAGCAAATTTGATGCGTCGGAAGCTTCTCCGTTAACAAGTGTTGCTTTACAGTACAGAAGAATTAATCAGGATTATGAGAATTCCTTATGGCAAACGGCAATAGATATTCCTAAATCAGAACTTAAGGATAAGTATTATGATTATACTTTTGATGTAAGTACGCTTCCTGATAGTAAGTATGAATTACGGGCTTTGGCTATTTGCGAAGGCGTAGATGTAAATTATTCTCCTGTATATACTGGAGTAATTGATAGATCTGCAGCGATAGCATTTGGTCTGCCTACACCTTTAAACGGTATCTTGACTACAAGTGATGTGATGAGCGTGACCTTTAATAAGGATATCACAAACTCAGCAAATGTAGTTTTAAAACGTAAGGATAATGGACAAATTATTCCTGCGACACTTGTTTACAACGATAAAACTATCGTGATTAAGACAGTTCCGGAAGCTGCAATTGCAGATTATGAGATGATGGAGTTGAATGCTACAGTTAAGAATCTTAGAGATGGTAGTGGAAATGTTCTAACAGATAGCGTTTCATGGAACTTCGTTGTCAATATGAGTCCAATTTACTGGTCTCCGGCAAATATCGATGTTAATGCTATTGAAGGTGTTCAATCTAGCTTTAGAGCTAAATTGGTAAACAAATCGGCACTAAATCAAAACTTTAGAATAGAGAGATTTCCAAGTTGGTTAACGCCGTCTATACGTAATTCCAGGATTGTTCCACTAGGAGAACAAAATGTGGATTTCTTAATAGATCCAAACTTAAATACAGGAACCTATACCGACACGGTATTTACCACTTGTGATGGTAAAAGGCAGTTGTTATATGTTACCGTAAATGTGCTTAAAACACCACCAAACTGGGCGGTAAATCCATCTAAATTTAGATATAACATGAGTTTTGTTACTCAGTTTAGTTTAGACGATACTGATGTAGCGACTTCTACAGATATCAGAGATATTATGGGAGTTTTTGCTGGAGACGAATGTAGAGGTTTAGCAAATATAGAATATGACTATGCAAGCAAAAAGTATGTAGCTTACGTAACAGCGTATGCTAATAAATTAAGTAACGAGAGTTTAAGTGTGCGTTTCTGGGATACTTATCCGGGTATAGAATATCAAAGTAAAGAGCGAATAAACTTTGTGTCTAACGGAATTGTGGGCAACGGGAATAATCCTTATATATTACATCCAGAAGGGGTTTTCCAAACAATACCTTTAAAAGCAGGTTGGAACTGGGTTTCTCTAAATGTCGAAAATGCCGACATGAGAGTAAGTAAGGTGTTCAGTAAACTAAAACCTACTAGCGGTGATATTGTAAAAACCTTAAGTGCTAAAAAACCTTATGCACAATATAATGCTAAAACTGGCTGGACGGGACCTCTAGATTCATTAAATATTTACCAGTCTTATATGGTATACTCAGCTAAAGCTGATACCATAAGAGTTTTAGGACAATTGGCTAGCCAAAGAGTAGACGTAGAGTTGAAAGATGGTTGGAATTGGCTAGGCTACCCTATGGCGGTAAATATGGAGCTTAATAATTACTTGAAAAATTATAGCTTCTCTGATGGTGCTACCGTTAGCAGTCAAGAGGAATTTGCACAATACAATGCAGCTTCTCAAAGATGGTCTGGTAGTTTGAAATATTTACGTCCAGGAAAAGGGTATAAATATTTTGTAGAAGGAGATCATTATGCTATACCGGTGGTCACTTATCAGCCAGATTTAAGTCCAAATATACTGGCAGATATTCCGCCAGTGAAAACCGGAATACAAAAAGTTATTGCATTCGATAATGCAATGGACGTGAACGATGTGAATAGTGGTAATCAGGTGAACTTAGATATAGCCAGATTTGAAAATAACATGTCTTTAACGGCAAAAATTAACTTAAACGGTTTAGATATTACTGAACCAGGGAGGTTTGAGATTTTTGCTTATGTAGATGGCGAATTGGTAAATTATGTAGATACTTTAGTAAATGGGTTAAGTTTTGTATCCATAAATAGTAATGTGGAAGGGGAAGATAAACCCGTTGTAATTAAAATTTACGATAGAATAACAGGAAGAACATATACTGCAAAATCTGATTTACCAGCAACGCCTCAACCGGCTCCACAGCAGCGAATGATGTTGAGAACGATGTTAAGAAGTACAGCTCCGGTAGATGAACCTATTACTACACAAAGAGCAGATGAAGTCTTAGGTACGCCAGAGCATCCTGTTTCTTTTAAAGTGATGGGCGACGCTGATATTGAGGTTTACAATAGCATCAGCAGAAACCTGATTAATATTGGCGATACGCTAAAATATACCCTGAAGTTCAAAAATTTAGGACCAGATGTAGCGGTAAATTCGGTATTAGTAGATACATTAAGTAGCGGATTAGAGTTTGTTTCTGCGACGAATGGTTTAACCTATGATGCGGCAACGAATACCTTAAAGGCAACTAAATTGCAATTAGGAGTAGATGAAATAGCTGAATATAAAGTTGTGCTTAAAGCATTAACTGTAGGTAATAAATTCTTTGGAAGAGGAGCTGTATCTTCAAATAATGATGTAGATGATTCTAACAACAGTTTCATCAGGCATACAGTAAGTGTTGCAGACCGTAGGGCGGATGTATACGTAGAAACGCAAATTAATCGAAACAAGTTATACAAAGGCGAAGATTTAATTTACACCATTAAAATTAAAAATAACGGGCCTGATGTGGCTAAAAACGTTACTTTAGTAGATGCGATTCCAAATGAATTTGAATATGTAACCGCATTAAATGGTACGGTTAATTTTACTAAAGCTGGACAAATCGTTAACCTATCTCAAGCTCAAATACCATCAGGAGGAGAGGCAGTCTATTCGCTGTTATTAAAGGCAGTAGATTTTGGAAATGTCAATCTAGGCCTGGGCCATGTTGCTGCGTCAAATGATAATAATATCGACTTTGATAACAATTCGATGAATAAGCAGCAAGTCGAAATTTTAGATAACAGAGTTGACTTAGTGATAAGTTCTGAGGTTTCTAAACCACGTTTAAATATTGGTGATTTGATGAAATATACCATCGTCATTAAAAATGTGGAACAGGATTTTGCAATGAACTATAACCTGGTAGATACCTTAAGTACAGCATTTGAATTTGTTTCGGCGACAGGTGGAATCACATATAATGCATCAAACCGTACTTTAACGGCCGATAAAGCTAAAGTTAATGGAGAAGAGGTAATTCGCTACGAAATAACTTTGAAAGCCGTTGCCGTAGGTAATCAAAAGATAGGTGCTGGTTTGGTAACGGTACTTAATGATATCAATCTTGACAATAATAAGGTAAACGTAATTCCGGTAATTGTTGAGGACAGAAGGGCAAATGTTTGGGTAAATACTCTGATAAGCAAAACGAAGTTAAATAAGAGTGAAGAATTAGTTTATACCATTAATGTAAGCAATAATGGACCAGATATAGCTTACAACTTTAAGCTACAAGATATCCTTCCAGCAGGCTTTGAATTTGTGTCTTCAACAGGAGGATTGGCTTATGATGCCGCAACAAGGAAAGTTTCTGCAAGCAAATTGCAAATGAAATCGGGTGAGGAAATTTCCTATACGGCAACCTTAAAAGCTTTAACCAATGGAACTTTCTTATTGGGGAATGGAAATATAGCTGCTGATAACGATAATGATATCGATTTTGATAATAATACAATCAGCCAGATTGCTGTTGTTGTCGGAGAAAATAATGTGGATTTTGCAGTAACGAAAGCCTTAAGCCGCAATCGTTTAAATATCGGAGATCAGTTAACATACACATTAAGGGTTAAAAATAACGGACCTGATTTTGGAATAAATTATAACTTGACAGATACCATAAGCTTTGCCTTTGATATTGTTTCTTTATCAGACGGATTGTCATTTGATATCAATAAAAGAACATTAACAGCAAGCAAAATACAAGTTGCTGCCGGAGAGGAGTTACACTATCAGGTAGTTTTAAAAGCCAATGCTGTAGGCGTACAAACTTTGGGCAAAGGTTTAGTTACCGTTTTTAACGACACCGATTTATCTAACAATAAAATTCAGCATACCAATGTAAATGTAGTTGATAGAAGAGCTAACGTTTGGGTAAGCAATCAGGTTAGTACAAATCAATTAAATAAAAGTGAAGAGCTTACCTATACCTTGTTAATCAGTAACAGCGGTCCGGATGTAGCTAATAATTTTAAATTACAAGAAAGCATTCCGGCAGGTCTGGAGTTTGTACGAGCTACCGGCGGTATAAAATATAATGCAACAAACAATACGATTACAGCTAGTAAACTTCAAATTAAATCTGGAGAAGAAGTAGAATATACAGTGGTATTGAAAGCGATAGTTGCGGGTACTATAAAGCTGGGTAACGGAGCAATTGCAGCTGATAACGACAACGATGTTGATTTTGACAACAATTCGATCAGCCCAATATCAGTTAATGTAATTGATAATAATGTTGATTTTGCTGTATCGTCAAAAGTGAATCGTCAGCGTTTAAATATTGGAGACGAATTGGTTTACGCTGTTTCAGTAAAAAATAATAGTGCCGATTTTGGTATCAACTATAAGTTAGTAGAGACTTTAAATAAAGCATTCGAGTTTGTATCTGTGACTGGAGATGCTGTTTACGACGCTATAAAACATACTGTATCTGCAACTCAAACAAGAGTTGAAGCAGGAACTAATTTAGAATATCAAATCTTATTGAGAGCGAAGACAGTAGGAACCCAACTTTTAGGAAATGGATTGGTATCCGTTAATAACGACATCAATCTTGCTAACAATACTTTCGCTCCGATAGCTGTTGAAGTAGTGGACAAAAGAGCAGATGTTACGGTAACCAATGTAATTAGCCGCAGCCAGTTAGCCAAGGGAGAAGAATTAACTTATACCATTAAAGTGAGAAATAATGGTGTCGACTTAGCGAAGAATGTAATGCTAAAAGATATCTTGCCATCAGGTTTAGAGGTGATATCGGTAGCAGGAGATGCTAGTTTTAATGCTGCAACAAGAATGCTATCAGCGAGTAGGTCGACTCTTCTTGCTGGACAAGAAGCTATTTATGCTATTACATTGAGAGCAAATGGTGTTGGTGTATTCCAATTAGGTAATGGTGCGGTAAATGCTGATAATGATAATGATGTTGATTTTGATAATAATACCATCCCTGCTTTAAATGTTAACGTAATAGATAACAGTGTTGATTTGGTAGTAAGTAGTCAGGTTGATAAAGCAAGCCTAAACATAGGTGAAGTATTCAACTATAGTATCAAGGTTAAAAACAACGGACCTAACAATGCAATAAATACGGCATTAGCAGATCAATTACCTGTTTCATTCGATTTTGTGTCATCATCTAATAATATTACTTATGATCGTGAAACAAGAACACTAAAGGCTACACAAGCCAATATTAATGCTAATGAAGAGGTAGTATATACCATTAAACTTAAAGCAAATACTTATGGCGTACTGATGTTAGGTAATGGTGCTGCCACAACTTTAAATGAAAGTAACGAATCCGATAACAAGGTAGGTTTAGTTTCTGTAGAAGTGGTAGACCCTAGAGCTACAGAAGCAAAAATTCTTATCCCAACTTTATTTACCCCTAACGGAGATGGAATCAATGATATGTTTGAAATATTGGGGTTAAATGAATATTACGTGTCTAATAGCTTAACTATCTTTAATAAGAGCTACAATGTGGTTTACAAAAAAGACAATTATCAGAACGATTGGACAGGAGATAGATTACCAATGGGCTCATACGGCTATATCCTGAAAACAGTAGATAAAACGGGTAAAGAGCGTGTGTTTAAAGGAACGGTAACAATTATTTACCAATAA
- a CDS encoding PorP/SprF family type IX secretion system membrane protein has product MNILKRIYLLLSVVTLSNIQQGKAQTEFQGSQYLLDKSYINPAFMGLHTKASANLQYQVAGTGEVSGAKNYTVSAAGHFSLPKLRCAIGFNAVKNTFGNDSYSVGYGNYVYHLQVSEDIIMSSSLGLGLQQYNINLYDQVTANPLDPLARQNVYSSKLDGRVGLLGTLKKQYYLGLSFDNILSLYTNNNSFSYQVPPTFRKINMYLILGANYETEDNLVVMPSVLFIKNMGGITSLDINTSIMMEKSFVLGVGFRQRVEERNSFMGADEKSISQSILRANMSYQLNNVKNNMRIGYCYNFNAAKSGVKVGSHDISLSFSMPH; this is encoded by the coding sequence GTGAATATTTTAAAAAGAATATATCTATTGCTAAGTGTAGTTACACTTAGCAATATACAACAAGGCAAAGCCCAAACAGAATTTCAAGGCAGTCAGTATCTGTTAGATAAGTCTTACATCAACCCGGCATTTATGGGACTTCATACCAAAGCTTCTGCAAACCTACAGTATCAGGTTGCAGGAACAGGGGAAGTAAGTGGTGCGAAAAACTATACCGTATCTGCTGCCGGGCATTTCAGTTTACCTAAACTGAGATGCGCCATCGGCTTTAACGCGGTAAAAAATACTTTTGGAAACGATAGTTACAGCGTAGGCTACGGTAATTATGTTTATCACTTACAGGTTTCAGAAGATATCATTATGTCGTCTTCATTGGGTTTGGGGTTACAGCAGTATAATATAAATCTTTATGATCAGGTAACTGCAAATCCGCTAGACCCTTTAGCAAGGCAAAATGTCTATAGTTCTAAATTAGATGGGCGTGTTGGCCTGTTGGGAACCCTAAAGAAACAATACTACTTAGGACTTTCTTTTGATAATATATTGTCTTTATATACCAACAATAATAGTTTTTCCTATCAAGTGCCTCCTACTTTCCGTAAGATTAATATGTATTTAATTTTGGGAGCTAATTACGAGACGGAAGACAATTTAGTAGTGATGCCCTCTGTTTTATTTATTAAAAATATGGGAGGTATTACTTCTTTGGATATCAATACTTCTATTATGATGGAAAAGTCATTTGTTTTAGGAGTAGGATTTAGGCAACGTGTTGAAGAGCGAAATTCATTTATGGGAGCCGATGAAAAAAGTATATCACAATCCATTTTAAGAGCCAATATGTCTTATCAACTGAATAATGTTAAGAATAATATGAGGATAGGTTACTGTTATAACTTTAACGCGGCTAAAAGTGGTGTTAAAGTAGGAAGTCATGATATTTCGCTTTCTTTTAGTATGCCTCATTAG